One Trichosurus vulpecula isolate mTriVul1 chromosome 7, mTriVul1.pri, whole genome shotgun sequence genomic region harbors:
- the DGKD gene encoding diacylglycerol kinase delta isoform X4, translated as MTQVFQVITPCRKLILCADNRKEMEDWIAALKTVQNREHFESTQYSMDHFSGTHNWYACSHARPTYCNVCREALSGVTSHGLSCEVCKFKAHKRCAVRATNNCKWTTLASIGKDIREDEDGISMPHQWLEGNLPVSAKCTVCEKTCGSVLRLQDWRCLWCKAMVHTACKDSLVAKCPLGLCKVSVIPPTALNSIDSDGFWKATCPPSCTSPLLVFVNSKSGDNQGVKFLRRFKQLLNPAQVFDLMNGGPHLGLRLFQKFDTFRILVCGGDGSVGWVLSEIDSLNLHKQCQLGVLPLGTGNDLARVLGWGSACDDDTQLPQILEKLERASTKMLDRWSIMVYETKLPRQASSSTVTEDFSEDSEVQQILFYEDSVAAHLSKILTSDQHSVVISSAKVLCETVKDFVARVGKAYEKATEGSEESEVMARKCSVLKEKLDSLLKTLNDESQASSSLPNPPPTIAEEVEDGDGSGGVCVASTDRTIGPACPARPQIFRPREQLMLRANSLKKAIRQIIEHAEKAVDEQNAQTQEQEGFILGLSAADDGREPKAEDKLPLQSSHGGNGSVSRGRSHRKVSKTPCEKLINKGSLSLGGSASLPPQTGSRDSLPMLNTKILYPNIRAGMSGSLPGGSVISRLLINADPFNTEPENLECYTEKCVMNNYFGIGLDAKISLDFNNKRDEHPEKCRSRTKNMMWYGVLGTKELLHRTYRNLEQKVLLECDGRPIPLPSLQGIAVLNIPSYAGGTNFWGGTKEDDTFTAPSFDDKVLEVVAVFGSMQMAVSRVINLQHHRIAQCRTVKIAILGEEGVPVQVDGEAWIQPPGSIQIVHKNRAQTLTRDRAFESTLKSWEDKQKGELSRPPSFSLHPEIMSEEESTQMHQFGQAAGALIHSIREIAQSCRDMEHELAHAVNASSKSLNRVYGKSKTTEGLNCTFVLEMVNNIRALHNETELLLTGKMALQLEPPHKEQLGAALADMDLQLRRLADIPWLWQLMEPSDDENPTTLDFNKRGRSGKFRLVTKFKKEKSSKNKEIRGSSSSTGLPVHVWGTEEVAAWLEHLSLCEYRDIFIRHDIRGPELLQLERRDLKVLSCCHILPRGCAGHMVPRLCPRGLSSLWEETVYLKRAQNARKRLGPVP; from the exons GTCATCACTCCATGTAGGAAGCTCATCCTGTGCGCCGATAacaggaaagaaatggaagattggATTGCAGCCCTGAAGACTGTGCAGAACCGAGAGCATTTTGAG TCCACCCAGTACAGCATGGACCACTTCTCAGGGACGCACAACTGGTACGCCTGCTCGCACGCAAGGCCCACGTACTGCAATGTGTGCCGGGAGGCGCTGTCTGGGGTCACATCCCATGGGCTGTCTTGTGAAG TGTGTAAGTTCAAAGCCCACAAACGCTGTGCTGTCAGGGCAACCAACAACTGCAAGTGGACAACACTGGCTTCTATCGGGAAGGACATCCGTGAGGACGAGGACGGG ATCTCGATGCCCCATCAGTGGCTGGAAGGAAACCTCCCCGTGAGCGCCAAGTGCACAGTGTGTGAGAAGACATGCGGCAGCGTGCTTCGGCTACAGGATTGGCGCTGCCTCTGGTGTAAGGCCATG GTACATACGGCGTGCAAAGATTCACTAGTGGCCAAGTGCCCCCTGGGCCTGTGCAAAGTGTCTGTCATTCCCCCGACCGCCCTCAACAGCATCGATTCTGATG GGTTCTGGAAAGCCACATGTCCCCCGTCTTGTACCAGCCCATTGCTGGTCTTTGTCAATTCCAAAAGCGGAGATAACCAAGGAGTGAAGTTCCTTAGAAGATTCAAGCAGCTGCTGAACCCGGCCCAGGTCTTTGACCTCATGAACGGAGGACCCCACCTTGG TTTACGTTTATTCCAGAAGTTTGACACTTTCCGTATTCTGGTGTGTGGTGGGGATGGCAGTGTCGGATGGGTCCTCTCTGAGATTGACAGCCTCAACCTCCACAAGCAG TGTCAGCTGGGAGTGTTGCCTCTAGGGACAGGGAATGACCTGGCGCGCGTGCTGGGCTGGGGCTCTGCCTGTGATGATGACACTCAGCTCCCTCAGATCTTGGAGAAGCTGGAGAGAGCCAGCACCAAAATGCTGGACCG GTGGAGCATCATGGTGTACGAAACAAAACTCCCTCGACAAGCTTCGTCTTCCACGGTGACAGAAGACTTCAGTGAGGACTCAGAG GTCCAGCAAATTCTCTTCTATGAAGACTCGGTGGCTGCTCACTTGTCCAAAATCTTGACTTCGGATCAGCATTCTGTGGTCATCTCCTCTGCCAA GGTGCTCTGTGAAACTGTGAAGGACTTTGTGGCGCGGGTGGGGAAGGCATACGAGAAAGCCACGGAGGGCTCCGAGGAGTCTGAAGTCATGGCCAGGAAG TGCTCTGTGCTCAAAGAGAAGCTGGATTCCCTCCTCAAGACACTGAACGACGAGTCCCAGGcttcctcctccctgcccaaCCCTCCTCCCACCATCGCCGAAGAGGTGGAAGATGGGGACGGCTCTGGCGGGGTCTGTGTCGCCTCCACTGACCGCACCATAGGGCCGGCCTGCCCAGCGCGGCCCCAGATATTCCGGCCTCGGGAGCAGCTCATGTTAAGAGCCAACAGCCTGAAGAAAGCCATTCGTCAGATCATAGAACATGCAGAAAAAG CTGTCGATGAGCAGAATGCCCAGACACAGGAGCAGGAAGGCTTCATCTTGGGGCTCTCTGCCGCCGACGATGGCCGAGAGCCCAAGGCGGAGGACAAGCTCCCACTGCAGTCCTCTCATGGTGGCAATGGCAGCGTTTCCCGAGGCAGGAGCCACCGCAAAG TGTCCAAAACCCCTTGCGAAAAGCTAATAAACAAAGGAAGCTTGTCTCTGGGAGGCTCAGCATCACTTCCTCCCCAGACGGGAAGCCGCGACAGCTTGCCAATGCTGAACACAAAGATTCTGTACCCAA ATATCCGGGCTGGGATGTCCGGTTCCTTACCCGGGGGCTCAGTCATCAGTCGTTTGCTCATCAACGCAGATCCCTTTAACACCGAACCAGAAAATTT AGAGTGTTACACAGAGAAATGTGTCATGAATAACTATTTTGGAATTGGGCTTGATGCAAAGATCTCCCTGGATTTCAATAACAAGCGTGATGAACACCCAGAGAAGTGCAG AAGCCGTACCAAGAATATGATGTGGTATGGGGTTCTGGGGACGAAGGAATTGCTGCATCGCACCTACAGAAACTTGGAGCAGAAGGTCTTGTTGGAG TGTGACGGGCGCCCCATCCCGCTGCCCAGCCTTCAGGGTATCGCTGTCCTCAACATTCCCAGCTATGCCGGAGGCACCAACTTCTGGGGAGGCACCAAGGAAGACGAC ACGTTCACGGCCCCTTCCTTCGACGACAAGGTCTTAGAAGTGGTGGCCGTCTTTGGCAGCATGCAGATGGCCGTCTCCCGGGTCATTAATCTGCAGCACCACCGGATTGCTCAG TGTCGGACTGTGAAAATCGCCATCCTGGGTGAAGAGGGTGTACCAGTGCAGGTGGATGGAGAGGCCTGGATCCAGCCCCCCGGCTCCATCCAGATTGTCCACAAGAACCGGGCGCAGACTCTGACCAGGGATCGG GCATTTGAGAGCACCCTAAAATCTTGGGAAGACAAGCAGAAAGGTGAGCTCTCGcgccctccctccttctccctgcaCCCTGAGATCATGTCTGAAGAGGAGTCCACACAGATGCACCAGTTTGGCCAGGCAGCAGGCGCCCTCATCCACAG taTCCGAGAAATAGCTCAGTCCTGTCGAGACATGGAGCACGAGCTGGCCCACGCCGTCAACGCCAGCTCCAAATCACTGAATAGAGTCTATGGGAAATCCAAGACCACCGAG GGGCTAAATTGCACTTTTGTCCTGGAGATGGTGAACAATATCCGTGCCCTCCACAATGAGACCGAGCTGCTGCTCACTGGGAAGATGGCCCTg CAGCTCGAGCCGCCCCACAAGGAGCAGCTCGGGGCAGCCCTGGCTGACATGGACCTCCAGCTGAGAAGGCTGGCCGACATTCCCTGGCTGTGGCAGCTCATGGAGCCCAGCGACGACGAG AATCCTACAACGCTAGACTTCAACAAACGTGGCCGCAGCGGTAAATTCCGCCTTGTGACCAAATTCAAAAAGGAGAAAAGCAGCAAGAACAAAGAAATccgaggcagcagcagcagcaccggCCTCCCTG TTCACGTCTGGGGCACGGAGGAAGTCGCGGCCTGGCTTGAGCATCTCAGTCTTTGTGAGTATAGAGATATCTTCATCCGCCACGACATCCGGGGCCCTGAGCTCCTGCAGCTTGAGCGGAGGGACCTCAAGGTACTTTCCTGTTGTCACATCCTGCCCCGTGGGTGCGCAGGTCACATGGTTCCCAGGCTCTGCCCTCGAGGACTTTCCAGTCTATGGGAGGAAACCGTGTACCTGAAAAGGGCCCAGAATGCCAGGAAGAGGCTGGGCCCAGTGCCCTGA
- the DGKD gene encoding diacylglycerol kinase delta isoform X5 has translation MQVITPCRKLILCADNRKEMEDWIAALKTVQNREHFESTQYSMDHFSGTHNWYACSHARPTYCNVCREALSGVTSHGLSCEVCKFKAHKRCAVRATNNCKWTTLASIGKDIREDEDGISMPHQWLEGNLPVSAKCTVCEKTCGSVLRLQDWRCLWCKAMVHTACKDSLVAKCPLGLCKVSVIPPTALNSIDSDGFWKATCPPSCTSPLLVFVNSKSGDNQGVKFLRRFKQLLNPAQVFDLMNGGPHLGLRLFQKFDTFRILVCGGDGSVGWVLSEIDSLNLHKQCQLGVLPLGTGNDLARVLGWGSACDDDTQLPQILEKLERASTKMLDRWSIMVYETKLPRQASSSTVTEDFSEDSEVQQILFYEDSVAAHLSKILTSDQHSVVISSAKVLCETVKDFVARVGKAYEKATEGSEESEVMARKCSVLKEKLDSLLKTLNDESQASSSLPNPPPTIAEEVEDGDGSGGVCVASTDRTIGPACPARPQIFRPREQLMLRANSLKKAIRQIIEHAEKAVDEQNAQTQEQEGFILGLSAADDGREPKAEDKLPLQSSHGGNGSVSRGRSHRKVSKTPCEKLINKGSLSLGGSASLPPQTGSRDSLPMLNTKILYPNIRAGMSGSLPGGSVISRLLINADPFNTEPENLECYTEKCVMNNYFGIGLDAKISLDFNNKRDEHPEKCRSRTKNMMWYGVLGTKELLHRTYRNLEQKVLLECDGRPIPLPSLQGIAVLNIPSYAGGTNFWGGTKEDDTFTAPSFDDKVLEVVAVFGSMQMAVSRVINLQHHRIAQCRTVKIAILGEEGVPVQVDGEAWIQPPGSIQIVHKNRAQTLTRDRAFESTLKSWEDKQKGELSRPPSFSLHPEIMSEEESTQMHQFGQAAGALIHSIREIAQSCRDMEHELAHAVNASSKSLNRVYGKSKTTEGLNCTFVLEMVNNIRALHNETELLLTGKMALQLEPPHKEQLGAALADMDLQLRRLADIPWLWQLMEPSDDENPTTLDFNKRGRSGKFRLVTKFKKEKSSKNKEIRGSSSSTGLPVHVWGTEEVAAWLEHLSLCEYRDIFIRHDIRGPELLQLERRDLKVLSCCHILPRGCAGHMVPRLCPRGLSSLWEETVYLKRAQNARKRLGPVP, from the exons GTCATCACTCCATGTAGGAAGCTCATCCTGTGCGCCGATAacaggaaagaaatggaagattggATTGCAGCCCTGAAGACTGTGCAGAACCGAGAGCATTTTGAG TCCACCCAGTACAGCATGGACCACTTCTCAGGGACGCACAACTGGTACGCCTGCTCGCACGCAAGGCCCACGTACTGCAATGTGTGCCGGGAGGCGCTGTCTGGGGTCACATCCCATGGGCTGTCTTGTGAAG TGTGTAAGTTCAAAGCCCACAAACGCTGTGCTGTCAGGGCAACCAACAACTGCAAGTGGACAACACTGGCTTCTATCGGGAAGGACATCCGTGAGGACGAGGACGGG ATCTCGATGCCCCATCAGTGGCTGGAAGGAAACCTCCCCGTGAGCGCCAAGTGCACAGTGTGTGAGAAGACATGCGGCAGCGTGCTTCGGCTACAGGATTGGCGCTGCCTCTGGTGTAAGGCCATG GTACATACGGCGTGCAAAGATTCACTAGTGGCCAAGTGCCCCCTGGGCCTGTGCAAAGTGTCTGTCATTCCCCCGACCGCCCTCAACAGCATCGATTCTGATG GGTTCTGGAAAGCCACATGTCCCCCGTCTTGTACCAGCCCATTGCTGGTCTTTGTCAATTCCAAAAGCGGAGATAACCAAGGAGTGAAGTTCCTTAGAAGATTCAAGCAGCTGCTGAACCCGGCCCAGGTCTTTGACCTCATGAACGGAGGACCCCACCTTGG TTTACGTTTATTCCAGAAGTTTGACACTTTCCGTATTCTGGTGTGTGGTGGGGATGGCAGTGTCGGATGGGTCCTCTCTGAGATTGACAGCCTCAACCTCCACAAGCAG TGTCAGCTGGGAGTGTTGCCTCTAGGGACAGGGAATGACCTGGCGCGCGTGCTGGGCTGGGGCTCTGCCTGTGATGATGACACTCAGCTCCCTCAGATCTTGGAGAAGCTGGAGAGAGCCAGCACCAAAATGCTGGACCG GTGGAGCATCATGGTGTACGAAACAAAACTCCCTCGACAAGCTTCGTCTTCCACGGTGACAGAAGACTTCAGTGAGGACTCAGAG GTCCAGCAAATTCTCTTCTATGAAGACTCGGTGGCTGCTCACTTGTCCAAAATCTTGACTTCGGATCAGCATTCTGTGGTCATCTCCTCTGCCAA GGTGCTCTGTGAAACTGTGAAGGACTTTGTGGCGCGGGTGGGGAAGGCATACGAGAAAGCCACGGAGGGCTCCGAGGAGTCTGAAGTCATGGCCAGGAAG TGCTCTGTGCTCAAAGAGAAGCTGGATTCCCTCCTCAAGACACTGAACGACGAGTCCCAGGcttcctcctccctgcccaaCCCTCCTCCCACCATCGCCGAAGAGGTGGAAGATGGGGACGGCTCTGGCGGGGTCTGTGTCGCCTCCACTGACCGCACCATAGGGCCGGCCTGCCCAGCGCGGCCCCAGATATTCCGGCCTCGGGAGCAGCTCATGTTAAGAGCCAACAGCCTGAAGAAAGCCATTCGTCAGATCATAGAACATGCAGAAAAAG CTGTCGATGAGCAGAATGCCCAGACACAGGAGCAGGAAGGCTTCATCTTGGGGCTCTCTGCCGCCGACGATGGCCGAGAGCCCAAGGCGGAGGACAAGCTCCCACTGCAGTCCTCTCATGGTGGCAATGGCAGCGTTTCCCGAGGCAGGAGCCACCGCAAAG TGTCCAAAACCCCTTGCGAAAAGCTAATAAACAAAGGAAGCTTGTCTCTGGGAGGCTCAGCATCACTTCCTCCCCAGACGGGAAGCCGCGACAGCTTGCCAATGCTGAACACAAAGATTCTGTACCCAA ATATCCGGGCTGGGATGTCCGGTTCCTTACCCGGGGGCTCAGTCATCAGTCGTTTGCTCATCAACGCAGATCCCTTTAACACCGAACCAGAAAATTT AGAGTGTTACACAGAGAAATGTGTCATGAATAACTATTTTGGAATTGGGCTTGATGCAAAGATCTCCCTGGATTTCAATAACAAGCGTGATGAACACCCAGAGAAGTGCAG AAGCCGTACCAAGAATATGATGTGGTATGGGGTTCTGGGGACGAAGGAATTGCTGCATCGCACCTACAGAAACTTGGAGCAGAAGGTCTTGTTGGAG TGTGACGGGCGCCCCATCCCGCTGCCCAGCCTTCAGGGTATCGCTGTCCTCAACATTCCCAGCTATGCCGGAGGCACCAACTTCTGGGGAGGCACCAAGGAAGACGAC ACGTTCACGGCCCCTTCCTTCGACGACAAGGTCTTAGAAGTGGTGGCCGTCTTTGGCAGCATGCAGATGGCCGTCTCCCGGGTCATTAATCTGCAGCACCACCGGATTGCTCAG TGTCGGACTGTGAAAATCGCCATCCTGGGTGAAGAGGGTGTACCAGTGCAGGTGGATGGAGAGGCCTGGATCCAGCCCCCCGGCTCCATCCAGATTGTCCACAAGAACCGGGCGCAGACTCTGACCAGGGATCGG GCATTTGAGAGCACCCTAAAATCTTGGGAAGACAAGCAGAAAGGTGAGCTCTCGcgccctccctccttctccctgcaCCCTGAGATCATGTCTGAAGAGGAGTCCACACAGATGCACCAGTTTGGCCAGGCAGCAGGCGCCCTCATCCACAG taTCCGAGAAATAGCTCAGTCCTGTCGAGACATGGAGCACGAGCTGGCCCACGCCGTCAACGCCAGCTCCAAATCACTGAATAGAGTCTATGGGAAATCCAAGACCACCGAG GGGCTAAATTGCACTTTTGTCCTGGAGATGGTGAACAATATCCGTGCCCTCCACAATGAGACCGAGCTGCTGCTCACTGGGAAGATGGCCCTg CAGCTCGAGCCGCCCCACAAGGAGCAGCTCGGGGCAGCCCTGGCTGACATGGACCTCCAGCTGAGAAGGCTGGCCGACATTCCCTGGCTGTGGCAGCTCATGGAGCCCAGCGACGACGAG AATCCTACAACGCTAGACTTCAACAAACGTGGCCGCAGCGGTAAATTCCGCCTTGTGACCAAATTCAAAAAGGAGAAAAGCAGCAAGAACAAAGAAATccgaggcagcagcagcagcaccggCCTCCCTG TTCACGTCTGGGGCACGGAGGAAGTCGCGGCCTGGCTTGAGCATCTCAGTCTTTGTGAGTATAGAGATATCTTCATCCGCCACGACATCCGGGGCCCTGAGCTCCTGCAGCTTGAGCGGAGGGACCTCAAGGTACTTTCCTGTTGTCACATCCTGCCCCGTGGGTGCGCAGGTCACATGGTTCCCAGGCTCTGCCCTCGAGGACTTTCCAGTCTATGGGAGGAAACCGTGTACCTGAAAAGGGCCCAGAATGCCAGGAAGAGGCTGGGCCCAGTGCCCTGA
- the DGKD gene encoding diacylglycerol kinase delta isoform X2, with the protein MGDLWANLPELGSASWPDTDRKLHVVAAGACLWEKGDDLEVITPCRKLILCADNRKEMEDWIAALKTVQNREHFESTQYSMDHFSGTHNWYACSHARPTYCNVCREALSGVTSHGLSCEVCKFKAHKRCAVRATNNCKWTTLASIGKDIREDEDGISMPHQWLEGNLPVSAKCTVCEKTCGSVLRLQDWRCLWCKAMVHTACKDSLVAKCPLGLCKVSVIPPTALNSIDSDGFWKATCPPSCTSPLLVFVNSKSGDNQGVKFLRRFKQLLNPAQVFDLMNGGPHLGLRLFQKFDTFRILVCGGDGSVGWVLSEIDSLNLHKQCQLGVLPLGTGNDLARVLGWGSACDDDTQLPQILEKLERASTKMLDRWSIMVYETKLPRQASSSTVTEDFSEDSEVQQILFYEDSVAAHLSKILTSDQHSVVISSAKVLCETVKDFVARVGKAYEKATEGSEESEVMARKCSVLKEKLDSLLKTLNDESQASSSLPNPPPTIAEEVEDGDGSGGVCVASTDRTIGPACPARPQIFRPREQLMLRANSLKKAIRQIIEHAEKAVDEQNAQTQEQEGFILGLSAADDGREPKAEDKLPLQSSHGGNGSVSRGRSHRKVSKTPCEKLINKGSLSLGGSASLPPQTGSRDSLPMLNTKILYPNIRAGMSGSLPGGSVISRLLINADPFNTEPENLECYTEKCVMNNYFGIGLDAKISLDFNNKRDEHPEKCRSRTKNMMWYGVLGTKELLHRTYRNLEQKVLLECDGRPIPLPSLQGIAVLNIPSYAGGTNFWGGTKEDDTFTAPSFDDKVLEVVAVFGSMQMAVSRVINLQHHRIAQCRTVKIAILGEEGVPVQVDGEAWIQPPGSIQIVHKNRAQTLTRDRAFESTLKSWEDKQKGELSRPPSFSLHPEIMSEEESTQMHQFGQAAGALIHSIREIAQSCRDMEHELAHAVNASSKSLNRVYGKSKTTEGLNCTFVLEMVNNIRALHNETELLLTGKMALQLEPPHKEQLGAALADMDLQLRRLADIPWLWQLMEPSDDENPTTLDFNKRGRSGKFRLVTKFKKEKSSKNKEIRGSSSSTGLPVHVWGTEEVAAWLEHLSLCEYRDIFIRHDIRGPELLQLERRDLKVLSCCHILPRGCAGHMVPRLCPRGLSSLWEETVYLKRAQNARKRLGPVP; encoded by the exons GTCATCACTCCATGTAGGAAGCTCATCCTGTGCGCCGATAacaggaaagaaatggaagattggATTGCAGCCCTGAAGACTGTGCAGAACCGAGAGCATTTTGAG TCCACCCAGTACAGCATGGACCACTTCTCAGGGACGCACAACTGGTACGCCTGCTCGCACGCAAGGCCCACGTACTGCAATGTGTGCCGGGAGGCGCTGTCTGGGGTCACATCCCATGGGCTGTCTTGTGAAG TGTGTAAGTTCAAAGCCCACAAACGCTGTGCTGTCAGGGCAACCAACAACTGCAAGTGGACAACACTGGCTTCTATCGGGAAGGACATCCGTGAGGACGAGGACGGG ATCTCGATGCCCCATCAGTGGCTGGAAGGAAACCTCCCCGTGAGCGCCAAGTGCACAGTGTGTGAGAAGACATGCGGCAGCGTGCTTCGGCTACAGGATTGGCGCTGCCTCTGGTGTAAGGCCATG GTACATACGGCGTGCAAAGATTCACTAGTGGCCAAGTGCCCCCTGGGCCTGTGCAAAGTGTCTGTCATTCCCCCGACCGCCCTCAACAGCATCGATTCTGATG GGTTCTGGAAAGCCACATGTCCCCCGTCTTGTACCAGCCCATTGCTGGTCTTTGTCAATTCCAAAAGCGGAGATAACCAAGGAGTGAAGTTCCTTAGAAGATTCAAGCAGCTGCTGAACCCGGCCCAGGTCTTTGACCTCATGAACGGAGGACCCCACCTTGG TTTACGTTTATTCCAGAAGTTTGACACTTTCCGTATTCTGGTGTGTGGTGGGGATGGCAGTGTCGGATGGGTCCTCTCTGAGATTGACAGCCTCAACCTCCACAAGCAG TGTCAGCTGGGAGTGTTGCCTCTAGGGACAGGGAATGACCTGGCGCGCGTGCTGGGCTGGGGCTCTGCCTGTGATGATGACACTCAGCTCCCTCAGATCTTGGAGAAGCTGGAGAGAGCCAGCACCAAAATGCTGGACCG GTGGAGCATCATGGTGTACGAAACAAAACTCCCTCGACAAGCTTCGTCTTCCACGGTGACAGAAGACTTCAGTGAGGACTCAGAG GTCCAGCAAATTCTCTTCTATGAAGACTCGGTGGCTGCTCACTTGTCCAAAATCTTGACTTCGGATCAGCATTCTGTGGTCATCTCCTCTGCCAA GGTGCTCTGTGAAACTGTGAAGGACTTTGTGGCGCGGGTGGGGAAGGCATACGAGAAAGCCACGGAGGGCTCCGAGGAGTCTGAAGTCATGGCCAGGAAG TGCTCTGTGCTCAAAGAGAAGCTGGATTCCCTCCTCAAGACACTGAACGACGAGTCCCAGGcttcctcctccctgcccaaCCCTCCTCCCACCATCGCCGAAGAGGTGGAAGATGGGGACGGCTCTGGCGGGGTCTGTGTCGCCTCCACTGACCGCACCATAGGGCCGGCCTGCCCAGCGCGGCCCCAGATATTCCGGCCTCGGGAGCAGCTCATGTTAAGAGCCAACAGCCTGAAGAAAGCCATTCGTCAGATCATAGAACATGCAGAAAAAG CTGTCGATGAGCAGAATGCCCAGACACAGGAGCAGGAAGGCTTCATCTTGGGGCTCTCTGCCGCCGACGATGGCCGAGAGCCCAAGGCGGAGGACAAGCTCCCACTGCAGTCCTCTCATGGTGGCAATGGCAGCGTTTCCCGAGGCAGGAGCCACCGCAAAG TGTCCAAAACCCCTTGCGAAAAGCTAATAAACAAAGGAAGCTTGTCTCTGGGAGGCTCAGCATCACTTCCTCCCCAGACGGGAAGCCGCGACAGCTTGCCAATGCTGAACACAAAGATTCTGTACCCAA ATATCCGGGCTGGGATGTCCGGTTCCTTACCCGGGGGCTCAGTCATCAGTCGTTTGCTCATCAACGCAGATCCCTTTAACACCGAACCAGAAAATTT AGAGTGTTACACAGAGAAATGTGTCATGAATAACTATTTTGGAATTGGGCTTGATGCAAAGATCTCCCTGGATTTCAATAACAAGCGTGATGAACACCCAGAGAAGTGCAG AAGCCGTACCAAGAATATGATGTGGTATGGGGTTCTGGGGACGAAGGAATTGCTGCATCGCACCTACAGAAACTTGGAGCAGAAGGTCTTGTTGGAG TGTGACGGGCGCCCCATCCCGCTGCCCAGCCTTCAGGGTATCGCTGTCCTCAACATTCCCAGCTATGCCGGAGGCACCAACTTCTGGGGAGGCACCAAGGAAGACGAC ACGTTCACGGCCCCTTCCTTCGACGACAAGGTCTTAGAAGTGGTGGCCGTCTTTGGCAGCATGCAGATGGCCGTCTCCCGGGTCATTAATCTGCAGCACCACCGGATTGCTCAG TGTCGGACTGTGAAAATCGCCATCCTGGGTGAAGAGGGTGTACCAGTGCAGGTGGATGGAGAGGCCTGGATCCAGCCCCCCGGCTCCATCCAGATTGTCCACAAGAACCGGGCGCAGACTCTGACCAGGGATCGG GCATTTGAGAGCACCCTAAAATCTTGGGAAGACAAGCAGAAAGGTGAGCTCTCGcgccctccctccttctccctgcaCCCTGAGATCATGTCTGAAGAGGAGTCCACACAGATGCACCAGTTTGGCCAGGCAGCAGGCGCCCTCATCCACAG taTCCGAGAAATAGCTCAGTCCTGTCGAGACATGGAGCACGAGCTGGCCCACGCCGTCAACGCCAGCTCCAAATCACTGAATAGAGTCTATGGGAAATCCAAGACCACCGAG GGGCTAAATTGCACTTTTGTCCTGGAGATGGTGAACAATATCCGTGCCCTCCACAATGAGACCGAGCTGCTGCTCACTGGGAAGATGGCCCTg CAGCTCGAGCCGCCCCACAAGGAGCAGCTCGGGGCAGCCCTGGCTGACATGGACCTCCAGCTGAGAAGGCTGGCCGACATTCCCTGGCTGTGGCAGCTCATGGAGCCCAGCGACGACGAG AATCCTACAACGCTAGACTTCAACAAACGTGGCCGCAGCGGTAAATTCCGCCTTGTGACCAAATTCAAAAAGGAGAAAAGCAGCAAGAACAAAGAAATccgaggcagcagcagcagcaccggCCTCCCTG TTCACGTCTGGGGCACGGAGGAAGTCGCGGCCTGGCTTGAGCATCTCAGTCTTTGTGAGTATAGAGATATCTTCATCCGCCACGACATCCGGGGCCCTGAGCTCCTGCAGCTTGAGCGGAGGGACCTCAAGGTACTTTCCTGTTGTCACATCCTGCCCCGTGGGTGCGCAGGTCACATGGTTCCCAGGCTCTGCCCTCGAGGACTTTCCAGTCTATGGGAGGAAACCGTGTACCTGAAAAGGGCCCAGAATGCCAGGAAGAGGCTGGGCCCAGTGCCCTGA